One genomic region from Ornithinimicrobium flavum encodes:
- a CDS encoding AMP-binding protein, whose protein sequence is MVDTVVRAPSHAVGADAPPLLEETIGDNLDATARRWAGRTALVECESGRRWTYAELVADVDRLARALLASGVGTGDRVGIWSPNTAEWTLVQFATAKIGAILVNVNPAYRTHELSYVLRQAGVGTVVVAESFKGSSYPAMVDEVREECPDLRTVLVVGSAGWEEFLGRAAEVGADRLAQVQGSLSPTDPINIQYTSGTTGFPKGATLSHRNILNNGYFVGEGCGYTEQDVICIPVPFYHCFGMVMGNLAATTHGACMVIPGPGFDPAATLRAVREERCTSLYGVPTMFIAELELIDRGGEFSIDDLGSVRTGIMAGSLCPASVMRRLIDAGVTDLTICYGMTETSPVSTQTTPSDPFEKKVGTVGRVGPHLEIRIVDPVSRETVPRGEPGEFCTRGYSVMLGYWEDPERTVEVLQDGWMATGDIGVMDEDGFVEITGRIKDMVIRGGENIYPREVEEFLMGHPDVVDAQVVGVPDARYGEELMAWLRLREGAEPLTAEAVREFCSGSLAHYKIPRYVSIVEEWPMTVTGKIRKVELREAGERIVQQRP, encoded by the coding sequence ATGGTGGACACCGTGGTCAGGGCCCCCTCGCACGCGGTCGGCGCCGACGCCCCGCCGTTGCTGGAGGAGACGATCGGCGACAACCTGGACGCCACCGCGCGCCGGTGGGCGGGGCGCACCGCACTGGTCGAGTGCGAGTCCGGGCGACGCTGGACGTATGCCGAGCTGGTCGCCGACGTCGACCGCCTCGCCCGGGCCCTGCTCGCCTCGGGCGTCGGCACCGGCGACCGGGTCGGCATCTGGTCGCCGAACACCGCCGAGTGGACCCTCGTGCAGTTCGCGACCGCCAAGATCGGCGCGATCCTGGTCAACGTCAACCCCGCCTACCGCACCCACGAGCTGTCCTACGTGCTGCGTCAGGCCGGCGTCGGCACCGTCGTCGTCGCGGAGTCCTTCAAGGGCAGCAGCTACCCGGCCATGGTGGATGAGGTCCGCGAGGAGTGCCCCGACCTCCGGACGGTGCTGGTCGTCGGCAGCGCGGGGTGGGAGGAGTTCCTGGGCCGCGCTGCCGAGGTCGGCGCCGACCGCCTCGCGCAGGTCCAGGGCAGCCTGTCGCCCACCGACCCGATCAACATCCAGTACACCTCGGGCACCACCGGCTTCCCCAAGGGCGCGACCCTGTCGCACCGCAACATCCTCAACAACGGCTACTTCGTCGGGGAGGGGTGCGGCTACACCGAGCAGGACGTCATCTGCATACCCGTGCCCTTCTACCACTGCTTCGGGATGGTCATGGGCAACCTCGCCGCCACCACGCACGGCGCGTGCATGGTCATCCCCGGGCCGGGCTTCGACCCCGCGGCGACGCTGCGCGCGGTCCGGGAGGAGCGGTGCACCTCCCTCTACGGGGTCCCGACCATGTTCATCGCCGAGCTGGAGCTCATCGACCGGGGCGGGGAGTTCTCGATCGACGACCTCGGCAGCGTCCGGACCGGGATCATGGCCGGCTCGCTGTGCCCCGCCTCGGTGATGCGGCGGCTGATCGACGCCGGCGTCACCGACCTGACCATCTGCTACGGCATGACCGAGACCTCGCCCGTGTCGACCCAGACCACGCCGTCGGACCCCTTCGAGAAGAAGGTGGGGACGGTCGGCCGCGTGGGGCCGCACCTGGAGATCAGGATCGTCGACCCGGTGAGCCGGGAGACCGTCCCCCGGGGCGAGCCGGGCGAGTTCTGCACCAGGGGCTACTCGGTGATGCTCGGCTACTGGGAGGACCCCGAGAGGACCGTCGAGGTGCTGCAGGACGGGTGGATGGCGACCGGGGACATCGGGGTGATGGACGAGGACGGGTTCGTCGAGATCACCGGCCGGATCAAGGACATGGTCATCCGCGGCGGGGAGAACATCTACCCCCGGGAGGTCGAGGAGTTCCTCATGGGCCACCCCGACGTGGTGGACGCCCAGGTCGTCGGGGTGCCCGACGCGAGGTACGGCGAGGAGCTCATGGCCTGGCTGCGTCTCCGCGAGGGTGCCGAGCCCCTCACCGCTGAGGCGGTCCGGGAGTTCTGCTCAGGGTCGCTGGCGCACTACAAGATCCCGCGCTACGTCAGCATCGTCGAGGAGTGGCCGATGACCGTCACGGGCAAGATCCGCAAGGTCGAGCTGCGCGAGGCCGGGGAGAGGATCGTCCAGCAGCGCCCGTGA
- a CDS encoding M15 family metallopeptidase, whose translation MRHRRARPTASRYAAHGTLLAVVGLGAVLAVAPLLAGPDPEAAAVAVPPPEAPGAPGATGAPEGTVDPDQEVADPGGAVDRLFSFAADPLLGLTALPPTGLEEREPERLYALVTRDRPVEPVRYAPEDLADLPGGFYQARSEVVAQTEALLAAALEEGHLLVVTSGFRDHDTQAGTYEDWVRQVGAARADQLSARPGHSEHQLGLAIDVAGSCSYQCFGQTEEGRWVAEHAHRWGFLVRYPKGGQEVTGYAPEPWHLRYVGPRAAWAMHLRGEPYWEHFAPLVLPD comes from the coding sequence ATGAGGCACCGGCGCGCCCGTCCGACCGCCTCCCGGTATGCCGCCCACGGCACCCTGCTGGCCGTGGTCGGCCTGGGAGCCGTGCTGGCCGTCGCGCCGCTGCTGGCCGGGCCGGACCCGGAGGCGGCCGCCGTGGCGGTCCCGCCGCCGGAGGCACCGGGAGCACCGGGAGCAACGGGAGCCCCGGAGGGGACGGTCGACCCGGACCAGGAGGTCGCCGACCCCGGCGGTGCCGTCGACCGGCTGTTCTCCTTCGCCGCCGACCCGCTGCTGGGGCTGACGGCGCTGCCGCCGACCGGGCTCGAGGAGCGGGAGCCGGAGCGGCTCTACGCGCTGGTCACGCGGGACCGGCCGGTGGAGCCGGTGCGCTACGCGCCGGAGGACCTGGCCGACCTGCCGGGCGGCTTCTACCAGGCCCGCTCGGAGGTGGTCGCCCAGACCGAGGCGCTCTTGGCGGCCGCCCTCGAGGAGGGGCACCTGCTCGTCGTGACGTCCGGGTTCCGGGACCACGACACCCAGGCGGGCACGTACGAGGACTGGGTGCGGCAGGTCGGGGCTGCGCGCGCCGACCAGCTGTCGGCCCGCCCGGGGCACAGCGAGCACCAGCTCGGGCTGGCCATCGACGTCGCCGGCAGCTGCAGCTACCAGTGCTTCGGGCAGACGGAGGAGGGCCGGTGGGTGGCCGAGCACGCCCACCGCTGGGGTTTCCTCGTGCGCTACCCGAAGGGCGGCCAGGAGGTCACCGGGTACGCCCCGGAGCCGTGGCACCTGCGCTACGTCGGACCCCGGGCGGCCTGGGCGATGCACCTGCGCGGCGAGCCCTACTGGGAGCACTTCGCGCCGCTGGTGCTGCCCGACTGA
- a CDS encoding glycosyltransferase family 4 protein, whose protein sequence is MRATLVVPDRDRSAPSGGDRYDARLADRWPGRITVLRAPGSWPVPDEADVRSLAAALGSAGAAPVLLDGLVGCAVPEVVEASAAARPTALLVHSTLSAGAGAQGSEAAGLDAREGRALRAADLVVTTSRWSATDLRDRYGLTGVVVARPGADPTPVAPGSGRTPRLLVLAALTPVKNHAVLLPALAGLRDRPWHLVLAGPAPDRHAADGLLAEVARLGLTDRVTWAGPLTGAELERVWRRTDLLVHPSRSETWGMVVTEALAHGIPAVVTRGTGAQEALTHEADAAVDGPLPGAAVRTDDPGPLAEVLRLWLDDAATRAVWREAALTRRGRQPGWDRTARTVADALAQVQR, encoded by the coding sequence GTGAGGGCGACCCTCGTCGTCCCCGACCGGGACCGGTCCGCGCCCAGCGGCGGCGACCGGTACGACGCCCGCCTCGCCGACCGCTGGCCCGGCCGGATCACGGTGCTGCGGGCACCCGGCTCCTGGCCCGTCCCGGACGAGGCGGACGTCCGGTCGCTGGCGGCGGCGCTGGGGTCGGCGGGTGCGGCGCCCGTCCTGCTGGACGGGCTCGTGGGGTGCGCGGTCCCCGAGGTGGTCGAGGCCAGCGCGGCCGCCCGGCCGACCGCGCTCCTGGTCCACTCGACGCTGTCGGCGGGCGCGGGCGCGCAGGGGTCCGAGGCGGCCGGGCTGGACGCCCGGGAGGGTCGGGCGCTCCGGGCGGCCGACCTCGTGGTCACGACGAGCCGGTGGTCGGCCACCGACCTGCGGGACCGCTACGGGCTGACCGGGGTCGTGGTGGCCCGTCCGGGCGCGGACCCGACCCCCGTGGCGCCGGGGTCGGGGAGGACCCCCCGGCTGCTCGTCCTGGCGGCGCTCACCCCGGTCAAGAACCACGCCGTGCTCCTGCCGGCGCTCGCCGGTCTCCGTGACCGGCCGTGGCATCTGGTCCTCGCCGGACCGGCACCGGACCGGCACGCCGCCGACGGGCTGCTCGCCGAGGTCGCTCGTCTCGGGCTGACGGATCGGGTGACCTGGGCCGGCCCGCTGACCGGGGCGGAGCTGGAGCGGGTATGGCGCCGCACCGACCTGCTCGTCCACCCCTCCCGCAGCGAGACCTGGGGGATGGTCGTCACCGAGGCGCTGGCGCACGGCATACCGGCCGTCGTGACGCGGGGCACCGGGGCGCAGGAGGCGCTGACCCACGAGGCGGACGCCGCTGTCGACGGGCCGCTGCCCGGGGCCGCGGTGCGCACGGACGACCCCGGCCCGCTGGCGGAGGTGCTCCGCCTCTGGCTCGACGACGCCGCCACCCGGGCGGTCTGGCGGGAGGCGGCGCTCACCCGCCGGGGCCGCCAGCCGGGGTGGGACCGCACCGCCCGCACGGTGGCCGACGCGCTCGCGCAGGTTCAGCGGTGA
- a CDS encoding AAA family ATPase produces the protein MLLLLFGPPAVGKMTVGRAVAARSRFRLFHNHMTIEPLLETFGYGTPPFEVLNAEFRRRVLEEAAAHDVDLLLTLVWALDHPEDVAGIESYVEIFDGDVAFVELRADLGTRLERNRTEHRLLHKASKRDVAWSDGNLREMEDRWVMTSQDGPQRAAELLARHPHLVLDTTGRTAQESADRILEWVDQGS, from the coding sequence ATGCTGCTCCTCCTCTTCGGCCCGCCCGCGGTGGGGAAGATGACCGTGGGGCGTGCGGTCGCCGCCCGCAGCAGGTTCCGGCTGTTCCACAACCACATGACCATCGAGCCGCTGCTCGAGACCTTCGGCTACGGGACACCGCCCTTCGAGGTCCTCAACGCGGAGTTCCGGCGGCGCGTGCTCGAGGAGGCCGCCGCCCACGACGTGGACCTGCTCCTCACCCTCGTGTGGGCGCTGGACCACCCGGAGGACGTGGCGGGGATCGAGTCCTACGTGGAGATCTTCGACGGGGACGTAGCCTTCGTCGAGCTGCGGGCGGACCTCGGGACCCGGCTGGAGCGGAACCGCACGGAGCACCGCCTGCTGCACAAGGCCTCCAAGCGCGACGTCGCGTGGTCCGACGGCAACCTGCGGGAGATGGAGGACCGCTGGGTCATGACGTCGCAGGACGGGCCGCAGCGCGCCGCCGAGCTCCTGGCCCGGCACCCTCACCTGGTCCTCGACACGACGGGCCGGACGGCGCAGGAGTCGGCCGACCGGATCCTGGAGTGGGTGGACCAGGGCTCCTAG
- the ribA gene encoding GTP cyclohydrolase II, with product MSSGAATSLPEPTAVERLADTVLPTRHGTFRMTAYRDDLDLEHVVLSVGITDAGARQRDLDKAPLVRVHSECLTGDALGSRRCDCGEQLQRALHLVMQDGYGALVYVGGHEGRGIGLVEKLRAYALQDTGLDTVDANLRLGHQADQRTYGQTAAILEDLGISRIRLLSSNPAKEQALTALGVGVVARQPLIMPGRPENAAYLRTKRERMGHDREAADEWEALLRGEVTSGPLGERYADLARPGGPRVVAQLGQSLDGFIASRTGDAAFVTGEEDREHLHRLRALADAVVVGAATVVSDDPQLTVRSVAGPSPVRVVLDPRGAVPTGARVLTDGVAPTLWIVGGGTVPEQPAAHVTALPWPGGGPMDPAGVLAVLRERGLGTVLVEGGGRLVTAFVQAGVVDRLFLTTAPVLIGDGVPGLRLGGTDRLADAFRPTVVRRWAAGEDLVTELDVTGLGRG from the coding sequence ATGAGCTCCGGCGCAGCGACGAGCCTTCCCGAGCCGACCGCGGTGGAGCGGCTGGCCGACACCGTCCTGCCGACCCGCCACGGGACCTTCCGGATGACGGCATACCGGGACGACCTCGACCTGGAGCACGTCGTGCTGAGCGTGGGGATCACCGACGCCGGCGCCCGGCAGCGCGACCTCGACAAGGCCCCGCTCGTCAGGGTGCACTCCGAGTGCCTCACCGGTGACGCGCTGGGCTCACGGCGGTGCGACTGCGGCGAGCAGCTGCAGCGGGCGCTGCACCTGGTCATGCAGGACGGCTACGGCGCCCTGGTCTACGTGGGCGGGCACGAGGGTCGCGGCATCGGCCTGGTCGAGAAGCTGCGGGCCTACGCGCTGCAGGACACCGGGCTGGACACGGTCGACGCCAACCTGCGGCTGGGCCACCAGGCCGACCAGCGCACCTACGGTCAGACGGCCGCGATCCTGGAGGACCTCGGGATCAGCCGGATCCGGCTGCTGTCCTCCAACCCCGCCAAGGAGCAGGCGCTCACCGCGCTCGGGGTCGGGGTGGTGGCCCGGCAGCCGCTCATCATGCCCGGCCGGCCGGAGAACGCCGCCTACCTGCGCACCAAGCGCGAGCGCATGGGCCACGACCGTGAGGCGGCCGACGAGTGGGAGGCGCTGCTGCGCGGGGAGGTGACCTCGGGACCCCTGGGCGAGAGGTATGCCGATCTCGCCCGCCCGGGCGGCCCGCGGGTGGTGGCGCAGCTCGGGCAGAGCCTGGACGGCTTCATCGCCAGCCGGACCGGCGACGCCGCCTTCGTCACCGGTGAGGAGGACCGCGAGCACCTGCACCGGCTGCGGGCCCTGGCCGACGCGGTCGTCGTGGGGGCGGCGACGGTGGTCTCCGACGACCCGCAGCTGACGGTGCGGTCGGTGGCGGGACCCTCCCCGGTGCGGGTGGTGCTCGATCCGCGGGGCGCGGTGCCGACGGGCGCTCGCGTCCTCACCGACGGGGTCGCCCCGACGCTGTGGATCGTCGGCGGCGGCACGGTGCCGGAGCAGCCCGCCGCTCACGTCACGGCGCTCCCCTGGCCCGGTGGCGGGCCGATGGACCCGGCGGGTGTGCTCGCGGTGCTGAGGGAGCGTGGCCTCGGCACCGTGCTCGTCGAGGGCGGGGGCCGGTTGGTCACGGCCTTCGTGCAGGCCGGCGTGGTCGACCGCCTCTTCCTGACGACCGCGCCCGTGCTCATCGGTGACGGCGTGCCCGGGCTGCGGCTCGGCGGGACCGACCGCCTCGCGGACGCCTTCCGGCCGACGGTGGTGCGCCGGTGGGCGGCGGGCGAGGACCTGGTCACCGAGCTCGACGTCACGGGCCTGGGCCGGGGCTGA
- a CDS encoding SDR family NAD(P)-dependent oxidoreductase, protein MTLDYARMFRLDGRHAVVVGVGGIGSEVAAGLAAQGARVTCLDKEPATAEAARDRVGDPGRGHAAYPVDVLDEGDLGRRADRIDEVDVLVLTAAVNVRKRLLDYTGEEFDRVVALNLRGTFNAARAFAPGMMARGRGSIVAFTSIRAVTVEPGQGVYAATKAGVQQLVRTLAAELGPSGVRVNAVAPGVVETPLTDQIRADQDWGRAYAEKSALGRWARPEEMVGAACWLASDAASFVTGSQVMVDGGWTAVDGRFTPPFV, encoded by the coding sequence ATGACGCTGGACTACGCCCGGATGTTCCGGCTGGACGGGCGGCACGCCGTCGTGGTCGGGGTGGGCGGGATCGGGAGCGAGGTGGCCGCCGGGCTGGCCGCCCAGGGGGCACGGGTGACCTGCCTCGACAAGGAACCGGCCACCGCGGAGGCGGCGCGCGACCGGGTGGGGGACCCGGGGCGCGGGCACGCCGCATACCCGGTGGACGTCCTGGACGAGGGCGACCTGGGGCGGCGGGCGGACCGGATCGACGAGGTGGACGTGCTCGTGCTCACCGCGGCGGTGAACGTGCGCAAGCGCCTGCTGGACTACACGGGTGAGGAGTTCGACCGGGTGGTCGCCCTCAACCTGCGCGGGACCTTCAACGCGGCGCGGGCCTTCGCCCCCGGCATGATGGCTCGGGGGCGTGGCTCGATCGTCGCCTTCACCTCCATCCGGGCCGTCACCGTCGAGCCGGGGCAGGGGGTGTATGCCGCGACCAAGGCCGGGGTGCAGCAGCTGGTCCGGACCCTCGCCGCCGAGCTGGGGCCGAGCGGCGTCCGGGTCAACGCCGTCGCGCCGGGTGTGGTCGAGACCCCGCTGACCGACCAGATCCGGGCCGACCAGGACTGGGGGCGGGCCTACGCGGAGAAGTCCGCCCTGGGGCGGTGGGCCCGGCCCGAGGAGATGGTCGGTGCGGCGTGCTGGCTCGCCTCGGACGCGGCGTCCTTCGTCACCGGGTCGCAGGTGATGGTCGACGGCGGGTGGACGGCGGTCGACGGGCGGTTCACGCCACCCTTCGTCTGA
- a CDS encoding aspartate aminotransferase family protein has translation MSSVADPGREAHIRELTRRHVLTSWSAQGAVDPLPLAGGEGAYFWDHQGRRFLDLTSQLVNVNIGYQHPRLSAAVQEAAGRLTTVAPSFAEESRAEAARLVSDLAPEGMHKVFFTNGGAEANENALRAARAHTGRHKVLAAYRSYHGATAGAITLTGEARRWGAEPGIPGVVHFWGPYLYRSEFSATTPQEESDRALTHLRHTLEAEGPHQVAAIILETVVGSNGILVPPPGYLEGVRALCDEHGILLILDEVMSGFGRTGAWFAFDHWGVRPDLISFAKGVNSGYVPLGGLVLSDEVAATFEDRPFPGGLTYSGHALATASAVAAITIMREEGIVEHAAELGERTLGPGLRSLAEQAPLVGNARGLGVFWALELVADRESRTPLGADRMKQVQAACQRRGVWPLVMGNRVHVVPPLVISHEDAARAVSVLGEALAEVAS, from the coding sequence ATGTCTTCTGTCGCAGACCCCGGGCGTGAGGCGCACATCCGCGAGCTCACCCGGCGCCACGTCCTGACGTCCTGGTCGGCCCAGGGCGCGGTGGACCCGCTGCCGCTCGCCGGCGGTGAGGGTGCCTACTTCTGGGACCACCAGGGCCGCCGCTTCCTCGACCTGACCAGCCAGCTGGTCAACGTCAACATCGGCTACCAGCACCCCCGCCTCAGCGCCGCGGTCCAGGAGGCGGCCGGGCGGCTCACGACCGTGGCGCCGTCCTTCGCCGAGGAGTCCCGGGCGGAGGCCGCGCGCCTGGTGAGCGACCTCGCCCCCGAGGGGATGCACAAGGTCTTCTTCACCAACGGCGGGGCGGAGGCCAACGAGAACGCCCTGAGGGCGGCCCGCGCGCACACGGGACGGCACAAGGTCCTCGCGGCCTACCGCAGCTACCACGGGGCCACGGCCGGTGCCATCACGCTGACGGGTGAGGCGCGCCGGTGGGGTGCCGAGCCCGGCATCCCCGGCGTCGTGCACTTCTGGGGGCCCTACCTCTACCGCAGCGAGTTCTCCGCCACGACGCCGCAGGAGGAGTCCGACCGTGCGCTCACCCACCTGCGGCACACCCTCGAGGCCGAGGGGCCGCACCAGGTCGCCGCGATCATCCTGGAGACGGTCGTGGGCTCCAACGGCATCCTCGTCCCGCCGCCGGGCTACCTGGAGGGGGTGCGGGCCCTGTGCGACGAGCACGGCATCCTGCTCATCCTCGACGAGGTGATGTCCGGCTTCGGACGGACGGGCGCGTGGTTCGCCTTCGACCACTGGGGCGTGCGGCCCGACCTCATCTCCTTCGCCAAGGGTGTGAACTCCGGGTATGTGCCGCTGGGCGGGCTCGTCCTGTCCGACGAGGTCGCCGCGACCTTCGAGGACCGGCCCTTCCCCGGCGGCCTCACCTACTCCGGTCACGCACTGGCCACGGCGTCCGCCGTCGCCGCCATCACGATCATGCGCGAGGAGGGGATCGTCGAGCACGCCGCGGAGCTGGGCGAGCGCACGCTCGGCCCCGGGCTCCGGTCCCTGGCGGAGCAGGCTCCGCTCGTCGGGAACGCCCGGGGCCTGGGCGTCTTCTGGGCCCTGGAGCTGGTGGCGGACCGGGAGTCCCGGACCCCGCTCGGTGCCGACCGCATGAAGCAGGTCCAGGCCGCCTGCCAGCGCCGCGGGGTGTGGCCGTTGGTGATGGGCAACCGGGTGCACGTGGTGCCCCCGCTGGTCATCAGCCACGAGGACGCGGCCCGCGCCGTCTCGGTCCTGGGCGAGGCGCTGGCGGAGGTGGCGTCATGA
- a CDS encoding HAD family hydrolase: protein MDARDVVASSEAVLVDFDGPLARLLPGRRWLELSDRVRARAGELGGPALEQALEGQPDHVQVLRSAAARAPEVGPPLAALVTRVELAAAEEVAPGAGAVAFLEECLERSAVAVITNNDPRVVGLVLDRARPGLTDRLAVVLGRVDDRLDDLKPSPAMLHSALRTSGVGAATAVFLGDSVTDVEAGLAARVRVVGVAEDATRRQELLTAGAVAVVASVADLLCTGGPDRR, encoded by the coding sequence ATGGACGCGCGGGACGTGGTGGCCTCCAGCGAGGCGGTGCTGGTCGACTTCGACGGGCCGCTGGCGCGTCTGCTGCCGGGCAGGCGGTGGCTGGAGCTCTCGGACCGGGTGCGCGCCCGGGCCGGGGAGCTGGGCGGCCCCGCGCTGGAGCAGGCCCTGGAGGGTCAGCCCGACCACGTGCAGGTCCTGCGCTCCGCGGCGGCGCGCGCCCCCGAGGTGGGGCCGCCCCTCGCGGCCTTGGTGACCCGGGTCGAGCTGGCGGCGGCCGAAGAGGTCGCGCCGGGTGCGGGGGCCGTTGCCTTCCTGGAGGAGTGCCTGGAGCGCTCGGCGGTCGCGGTGATCACCAACAACGACCCCCGGGTGGTGGGGCTCGTGCTGGACCGGGCCCGCCCGGGCCTCACCGACCGCCTGGCCGTCGTGCTGGGGCGGGTGGACGACCGCCTCGACGACCTCAAGCCCAGCCCCGCCATGCTCCACTCCGCCCTGCGGACGAGCGGGGTCGGGGCGGCGACCGCGGTCTTCCTCGGGGACTCGGTGACCGACGTCGAGGCCGGGCTGGCTGCGCGCGTGCGGGTGGTCGGCGTGGCAGAGGACGCCACGCGGCGGCAGGAGCTGCTGACCGCAGGTGCCGTCGCCGTCGTCGCCTCCGTGGCCGACCTGCTCTGCACCGGCGGGCCCGACCGTCGATAA
- a CDS encoding 6-pyruvoyl trahydropterin synthase family protein: MFTLTVRDHVMVAHSLPDPFFGPAQGLHGATYVVETTWERPDLDEHGVVVDIGAATASLGEVLGRLAYRNLDELPELSGQVTTTEFLCRWIADQLVAAVDPAAGLHALTVTLREHPDAWASYRRELGGAG, translated from the coding sequence ATGTTCACCCTCACCGTCCGCGACCACGTGATGGTCGCCCACTCCCTGCCCGACCCCTTCTTCGGCCCGGCCCAGGGGCTGCACGGCGCGACGTACGTCGTCGAGACGACGTGGGAGCGGCCCGACCTGGACGAGCACGGTGTGGTCGTCGACATCGGGGCCGCCACCGCGTCGCTGGGCGAGGTGCTGGGCCGGCTGGCCTACCGCAACCTGGACGAGCTGCCCGAGCTGAGCGGTCAGGTCACGACCACGGAGTTCCTGTGCCGCTGGATCGCCGACCAGCTCGTGGCGGCGGTGGACCCGGCTGCCGGCCTGCACGCCCTGACGGTCACCCTGCGCGAGCACCCGGACGCCTGGGCCTCCTACCGGCGGGAGCTGGGCGGAGCGGGGTGA
- the dcd gene encoding dCTP deaminase, whose translation MLLSDRDIRAQVDSGRVRLEPWDPAMIQPSSVDVRLDRFFRLFDNHKYPFIDPAQEQPELTRLVEVDAAESFVLHPGEFVLGSTLEQVSLPDDVAARVEGKSSLGRLGLLTHATAGFVDPGFTGHVTLELSNVATLPIVLHPGMKIGQLCFFQLSSPAEHPYGSDVRGSHYQGQRGPTASRSYRNFHRTAVHD comes from the coding sequence GTGCTCCTCTCCGACCGCGACATCCGCGCTCAGGTCGACTCCGGGCGGGTCCGGCTCGAGCCGTGGGACCCCGCGATGATCCAGCCGTCGAGCGTCGACGTCCGCCTGGACCGCTTCTTCCGCCTCTTCGACAACCACAAGTACCCGTTCATCGATCCTGCGCAGGAGCAGCCCGAGCTGACCCGGCTGGTCGAGGTGGACGCGGCGGAGAGCTTCGTCCTGCACCCCGGGGAGTTCGTGCTCGGCTCCACGCTGGAGCAGGTGAGCCTGCCCGACGACGTGGCCGCCCGGGTCGAGGGCAAGTCGTCCCTGGGTCGGCTGGGCCTGCTCACCCACGCCACCGCCGGCTTCGTGGACCCCGGCTTCACGGGTCACGTCACCCTCGAGCTGTCCAACGTCGCGACGCTGCCGATCGTCCTGCACCCGGGGATGAAGATCGGGCAGCTGTGCTTCTTCCAGCTCAGCTCCCCGGCCGAGCACCCCTACGGCTCCGACGTCCGCGGGAGCCACTACCAGGGACAGCGCGGCCCCACCGCCAGCCGGTCCTACCGCAACTTCCACCGCACCGCGGTGCACGACTGA
- the cutA gene encoding divalent-cation tolerance protein CutA, which produces MSEQPVHPALVEVHVSVPDPESAHRIASDLVARQLAACVQVLGPMASLYTWKGEVHQSQEWLLLAKTTADAFEQVAVVVRSHHRYDVPEIIAVPVTHAEADYADWVRKNSDGIDDVELLHP; this is translated from the coding sequence ATGAGCGAGCAACCGGTCCACCCGGCGCTCGTCGAGGTGCACGTGAGCGTGCCCGACCCCGAGTCCGCCCACCGCATCGCCTCCGACCTCGTCGCCCGCCAGCTCGCCGCCTGCGTGCAGGTCCTGGGCCCCATGGCCTCGCTCTACACGTGGAAGGGCGAGGTCCACCAGTCCCAGGAGTGGCTGCTGCTCGCCAAGACCACGGCCGACGCCTTCGAACAGGTGGCGGTGGTGGTGCGTTCCCACCACCGTTACGACGTGCCCGAGATCATCGCCGTGCCCGTCACCCACGCCGAGGCCGACTACGCCGACTGGGTGCGCAAGAACTCCGACGGCATCGACGACGTCGAGCTGCTGCACCCCTGA
- a CDS encoding DUF664 domain-containing protein has translation MDEDVLGRFCLAKLDEIIDVVAGMDDVTANRVPELPGANSAYQILTHCLGMVSEWTRQELLGQPVRRDREAEFVASGPVAELVARARVAREELRGDLARIGPGGPVRGRRGEGRFWGGSAEGVLLHVLEELCQHLGHLEITRDLVVAPADAGRSSARGEDAPFRVRAGAGSLRGEEGVVLPHGWTEQGVVVGPAANGAQLLHLSVALCVLNDVYREARRAGLAVDGVSVVVDGDFDDRWRSTGVEYAVTLDSPAPTTDQARLLDAVDEVAEIPRVLRAGVAVTRVR, from the coding sequence ATGGACGAGGACGTGCTCGGCCGCTTCTGCCTGGCCAAGCTGGACGAGATCATCGACGTGGTCGCGGGGATGGACGACGTCACCGCCAACCGGGTGCCGGAGCTGCCCGGCGCCAACTCCGCCTACCAGATCCTCACCCACTGCCTCGGGATGGTCTCGGAGTGGACCCGGCAGGAGCTCCTCGGGCAGCCCGTCCGGCGGGACCGGGAGGCGGAGTTCGTGGCGAGCGGGCCGGTCGCCGAGCTGGTGGCGCGCGCCCGGGTCGCGCGGGAGGAGCTGAGGGGAGACCTGGCCAGGATCGGCCCCGGTGGGCCGGTCCGGGGCCGGCGGGGTGAGGGCCGGTTCTGGGGCGGGAGCGCGGAGGGGGTGCTGCTCCACGTCCTGGAGGAGCTGTGCCAGCACCTGGGGCATCTCGAGATCACCCGGGACCTGGTGGTGGCGCCGGCCGACGCAGGACGGTCGTCCGCGCGGGGGGAGGACGCACCCTTCCGGGTCCGGGCCGGCGCGGGGTCGCTCCGGGGGGAGGAGGGCGTCGTGCTGCCGCACGGGTGGACCGAGCAGGGGGTCGTGGTCGGGCCGGCCGCCAACGGGGCCCAGCTGCTGCACCTGTCGGTCGCGCTGTGCGTCCTCAACGACGTCTACCGCGAGGCTCGGCGGGCGGGGCTGGCCGTGGACGGGGTCTCGGTGGTGGTGGACGGGGACTTCGACGACCGGTGGCGGTCCACCGGCGTGGAGTATGCCGTCACCCTCGACTCCCCGGCCCCGACCACCGATCAGGCCCGGCTCCTCGACGCGGTCGACGAGGTCGCCGAGATCCCCCGGGTGCTGCGGGCCGGGGTGGCGGTGACGCGGGTCCGCTAG